AAAAGGTGGAACTCCAGAgcaaatcttcgtctcccgtgtggtatcattcttgctcCTTTACTTAATTGTGTTACCTATTTGTCTATCCTTTGCTTCGGctagtgcttcggctattgcacttcatagtAGGGTTGCATTACCTTTACAGGATCTAGcaaaccctaggattaagtgtttgtatatttttagaaaagaaaatgaaaatgttAAAATTTGTTTGTCGTCTTtttacccccccccccttctagtcgaccataccgatctttcaggCTCGTCGTGGGCGTGTACGTTGGCGGCCTCGCCACTCGCCTGCCTCGCCGTCTCGTCCtccaccgtcgccgccaccggtgtGGTCTCGGCCCCTCCAGGATTCCTTCGGCCTCCGCCCCCATCACCTTTGTGTGGTCTCGGCCCTTGCGAGATCTCATGGTTTCTTCTTTGAATCTTTTGGTTTCTCTTTGATGTTTGTGTTCTGATTTttgagtaccatcatgtaccaTGGGAGGTACTAATTTTTCTTGTACCTCGGTGCTTTAAGAACCTTCTAAAATTTATTTGATCTATGTATTATTATTTGTTTCTTAGTGATTTTGTCCTGGTACATGATGTACTGCTATGAGTTGATGTACACAATCTCGATATGATGAGATACTTAAAAAAAGTTAAGGTACATGTCATGTACCATACGATGATGTACACGTTTCACAAGAGGTACCAAGTTTTGACAAATGTACatattgtgatttttttgggATATATGTAATGTACCGTAAGATGTACTTGTCTCAGTACACGATGTACTTAAAAATTGACAAAGTACTCTCATGTACCATAATGTACTTAAAAATTGATAAGATactgtgtatatatatatatatatatatgcatgtgctGTGGTTGACACAAATGAGAGAGAATCaagtaaaagaaaaagtaaggacagagaaaagaaaatgttgtcaGGGTCCCGTCCAAAAAGATCTGTGTATCTAACACCTTTATCTTAATCATGCATATAGCGAGGCTTATACATTAGCATATCCATGTGGAGATTTGTGTGGCTACCATCGTGGGTGCAAATGCCATAAAAGACACCGCCTCAGCAAGCTAACATAAAGATCAAATGGCTTTCCCATCGTAGGTGCAAATACCCGCCTCGACTCGACTTTAGTACTACGCAAGCTAACAAAAAGGTCAAGCCATGGCTTTCCTGGAGACACCGGTATCGATCCGCCGTTGCTGCCGCCGATTATGCACGTCTCGGGTCCATGAAAGCGTAAATACGCATGTGAAGATTTGTGTGGCTATCATCGTACCATCTTAGGTGCAAATGCCATAAAAGGCACCGCCTCGGCTTTAGTACTACGCAAGCTAACAAAAGATCAAGCCATGGCTTTCCTGGAGACACAGGTATCGATccgccgcggctgccgccgATTATGCACGTCTCGGGTCCCTGAAAGCGCAAATACGCAACAGAGCCACGAAGTCATTTATTTCAGTTCATGGTACAACCCACAAAACTACGCACTTTAccgacatgcatgcattcttAACAACACACAAGTGCACTTAAAGTCTTAAAAGAcatgtatgtatgcatgtcGAAACAGACAAAGTATGATGCCTTCGCTGTGTTTCAAAGATGGCTCAAAGACTCAAAGGCTAAGAAATCCCTTCTCTTTCAAGCTCTCGATAGTCTCCTTGATGCTTGTCTCCAGGGGAATCAGCTGCAAGCCCAAACTTCTTATCTTGTCCTTCGATACCTGGTAGGTTGGCACAAATGGCCCGTCATCCGCACACCTgcacaaaaggaaaaaggaaaatgagaAACTGTAGTCCCATGTTGTGCAAAGGAACATATTAAGCAGTAGTTTGTGAAGTACACTGACATGATAGGAATACCACTTATTCTGGCCAGTCCATCAAGCCTCAACAACAACGAACATACTAATGATATCCAACACTACACTGTTCTAGATTCAATTCCATGGGGGTCACTTGAGAGAACACTTGCAAACAATATTAACTTACTTGTCTGGAACTGGAAGGTTGGGATACAATTCATGTATGATCTTGAGAATCTCCGAGTGGTGAGCAACTCTTTCAACCATGCAATATCTTCCGTTTGCTGAAGGAACTTCATATGCAAGGATATGTGCCAGGGCAACATCCTTAACATTAATCCATCCAAAGCTGAAATTAGGGTATGTAGAAGATGATCCTGCATGCAAATGAGAATAATTTCATGGTAAGAATCAAACAGGTATATTCCCCAGTTAGAACGCACTGAAGCAAAATAAAGAACAGCTCCAAGTGCTCAAAGAAATGGAAGCAAAGCCACGATATAGATAAGGTACTATAGTCTATAGGCAAACAATCTACTGTCCACATATGTGGCAATACAATCCAAGCAAATTAAACATGGTCCTGATAACATTCAGCATACATGTAACTTGCGGCTTTAAGATAACAGCAAAGAGTAGAATTATTCCAATATGGCAATAGTCATACTGCTTATGTCAGtctccaaaacaaaacaaagaaagagaagaaacataTTTAAACGTTGCTTGGATTTTTAGCTTGTTTGCATCTCCTATGTGAGTAATAGAACCATTGTCCTAATGCCtaatagtgtttttttttcttctctcaaACAGATGACAAATACAGAACGGTGTCAAAGAGGTCCCTCTACATAGAGCTCAGTTCAGAAAATTTTATGGGTCAAGCCACATACCATTGATTAGCTTCAGTATTACTTCAGCACTAGTATTCAGTGTAGGCTGCAACAGGGGACCGATGACCATTGCGGGGTTTATTGTAACCATTTCAAATCCATTATCTTTTGAGAACTTCCATGCAGCATCCTCAGCAAGGGTCTTGGATAGGACATACCATTGCTGAAGCAGAATGAACGTTCAGGAAACAGATGGGAATACAGATGATGTACAGTGATTCATAATGGAAATAGAAAAGGAAGTTAAAGTAGATATTTGATAGACCTatataaaaaaagataaataaaggaaaaaaatgttacAAAATCTCTACTTTACAAGTCAGATTAATAAGTATCGGGAAAACTCTATTGGAACTTGGAACACATAATTATAACCAAGCTTGCAGTCAGGAATCTAATGCTCATCCCcataaaaaattgttggaaTTATAATGAGAAGTTCAGGTGTCAGTTATATGGCAATAGTAGTGAAACGAATATATGTCGCTTCAACATCTATACATTATGTTACATTCAGCACAATCTTGACATACCAATGTGCTAATGTCGAGCTCTTTTGCAATTGTTTTAGTAGCAGAAGACATAGACTGATTATCCATCACATATGATCTAAGTATTTGCTTAACCAAGTATTTAAATATGACGCCCAAATAAAGATGGAACAATATCAATTGACAGTTCCTTTCCTCTTCCTGAACTTCTCAGTATGCATTATGTATTTCATCGGCCTCAACCTACATCCCAGTATGGAACTACAAAAACAAAGATTATTcaacaacaatgatatcaCCCTCTTATGACTTATCCTAAGAAAAACATATCCAAATTTCAGTACAGGCATCGAAATGCATGTCATCTTTGCAGAATTCGCATGTACATCATCAAGTACACAAAACAAGGGCATTTGGATGCAGGCAGGATGGTAAATACATAGATCAATCAGAGCCAGATTATATTTATTAATTCGAGTTGCCACTCTAGTTTCTTGGCACCTAAAGGCATATTACCTGGTTCTTTTCACACAACTCTGGATGTGAAAACCATGTCTCGTCAACTACTACATCAGGAGTTCTTGGTTTCTCATTGTAGGCAACAGCAGCCATGGAGGATGTTACGACCACTCTTTTAATAGAAGCTTTCTTGCAGGAACGTAGAACATTAAGTGTTCCTTCGACCGCTGGGTCAAGTAACTCAGCCTGAAAGATATACATACATCTATAAAGCAAGACAACATAAAACTCCTTAGTGAAACCGTTATTACTCTGTGACATCCAACAAGGTTGGAAAGGTGCTCCTTGTTGGAGATCTAGTTTTCCTAAGAAGTTGTAATATTCGAAAGGAAAATTTAAATTTACTAATTGACATTTCTTATAAAATTTTAGTCACAAACACATGGCGCAAACAAATAGAGGTGGCCATGGTGGTATGGTGGTTAGTGGACGCTTTCCAACAAAAAGACTATAATTGAAGCACACACACGTATAATTTATAACAATAGTGCATTGACAAGTACAGATGCGGCAACACATCAAAGGAGGGATATAGCGTACTGGGAAGACCTGAAGGACAGGTCGATCTCTAGGTGACATGCAGAAGAACAATGCATATGTTCAAATACAGTGAAGAAGCACATGAATAAACTTTCATCCTTAAAGCTGTTCTAGTAACAGAAGCACTAAACCTGTACATATTGATACTCCAATGACGCAACACTTTTTAATGGAAGTATGTTGTCATGTGATCACTTATATCTTGAAGTCAAGAGCGGAACATATGCTGCTTGTGATTTTGCACAGAAATTTCATGACACTAACCTTGGGATCTTTGACATTGTGGTAAAAGGGAGAAGCCGTGTGGAACACACACTCAGA
The Brachypodium distachyon strain Bd21 chromosome 2, Brachypodium_distachyon_v3.0, whole genome shotgun sequence genome window above contains:
- the LOC100822430 gene encoding cinnamoyl-CoA reductase 1, yielding MSSAAAIGAGKAVCVTGASGYIASWLVKLLLARGYTVRATVRDTDDPKKTLHLHALDGAKDRLHLFKASLLEEGSFDAAIAGSECVFHTASPFYHNVKDPKAELLDPAVEGTLNVLRSCKKASIKRVVVTSSMAAVAYNEKPRTPDVVVDETWFSHPELCEKNQQWYVLSKTLAEDAAWKFSKDNGFEMVTINPAMVIGPLLQPTLNTSAEVILKLINGSSSTYPNFSFGWINVKDVALAHILAYEVPSANGRYCMVERVAHHSEILKIIHELYPNLPVPDKCADDGPFVPTYQVSKDKIRSLGLQLIPLETSIKETIESLKEKGFLSL